One window of the Flavobacteriaceae bacterium YJPT1-3 genome contains the following:
- a CDS encoding glycosyltransferase family 2 protein, with protein sequence MRKLTAIIPCYNEEHHIAGALESVAFADEILVVDSFSTDQTVEIARAYASRILQHQYTTSARQKNWAIPQATHEWILLLDADERITTDLKEEIQHLLAGPIAEEILGFWIYRKNHFMGKEVHFSGWQNDKVIRLFRRDSCRYEDKLVHEEIQGDGRFSYLKSRIHHNTYRSIDEHVAKLNRYATWQAMEYDKITGTLTPYHFVVKPFWRFFRHYFIQQGFREGVVGFTISYLRSYSIFIRYVKVWLFRRDLK encoded by the coding sequence ATGCGGAAACTGACAGCCATCATTCCCTGTTATAACGAAGAGCACCACATTGCCGGAGCGCTGGAATCTGTGGCCTTTGCCGATGAGATACTGGTGGTGGATTCTTTTTCTACGGATCAAACGGTGGAGATCGCAAGAGCCTATGCCTCCCGTATCCTTCAGCATCAGTACACCACCAGTGCCCGCCAGAAGAATTGGGCCATCCCTCAGGCGACTCACGAGTGGATTCTGCTTTTAGATGCCGACGAACGCATCACCACAGACCTCAAAGAAGAAATTCAGCACCTGCTGGCCGGTCCCATAGCCGAAGAGATCCTAGGCTTCTGGATCTACCGTAAAAATCATTTTATGGGAAAAGAAGTGCATTTCAGTGGCTGGCAAAATGACAAAGTTATCCGGCTTTTTCGAAGGGATTCCTGCCGCTACGAAGACAAACTAGTACATGAAGAAATACAAGGAGATGGACGCTTTTCTTACCTAAAATCCCGCATTCATCATAATACCTATCGTTCTATAGATGAGCATGTGGCCAAATTGAATCGATATGCCACCTGGCAAGCTATGGAATACGACAAGATCACCGGAACGCTGACGCCCTACCATTTTGTAGTCAAACCCTTTTGGCGTTTTTTTAGGCATTACTTTATTCAGCAAGGCTTTCGCGAAGGCGTAGTCGGATTTACGATCAGCTACCTGCGTAGCTACAGTATTTTTATTCGCTACGTAAAGGTTTGGCTATTTCGGCGAGATCTGAAGTAG
- a CDS encoding ABC transporter permease: protein MLRLLTIEFNKLRYSKSAKVLTISYFVLLTFIALIASIEFNFGDVQVRIADQGIFNFPFIWHFNTYIAAALKFFLAVVIVSMMSNEYSNRTIKQNLIDGLSKKEFVLSKFITVVVFAAISTLFILVMTLILGFSFSDYTEMSIVFSDLEFLAGYFFKLVGFFSFCLFLGMLVKRSAFALGFLFVWYILENIVYALLKWKVFKGTDTGDHIAQFFPLESMSNLINRPWERLNFVQSAANQLKADIGIDYAVHWYEIVIVCTWIFLFIWGSYALLKKRDL, encoded by the coding sequence ATGCTACGATTACTCACTATAGAATTCAATAAATTACGTTACAGCAAATCGGCCAAGGTCCTGACCATCAGTTATTTTGTATTACTGACCTTTATCGCCCTCATTGCGAGCATCGAGTTTAATTTTGGAGACGTTCAGGTTCGTATTGCCGATCAGGGCATATTTAATTTCCCCTTTATTTGGCACTTTAATACCTACATCGCTGCTGCTTTAAAGTTCTTTTTAGCCGTCGTTATCGTATCCATGATGTCGAATGAATACAGCAATCGTACGATCAAGCAGAATTTGATCGATGGATTGAGCAAAAAAGAATTTGTGCTTTCCAAATTTATTACTGTAGTGGTGTTTGCTGCCATTTCCACCCTATTTATTCTGGTCATGACCTTGATCTTAGGATTTTCATTTTCCGATTATACCGAAATGAGCATAGTCTTTTCAGACCTGGAGTTTCTGGCCGGATACTTCTTTAAACTCGTAGGTTTTTTCTCCTTTTGTCTTTTTCTGGGCATGTTGGTCAAGCGCTCTGCTTTTGCGCTGGGATTCCTGTTTGTTTGGTACATACTGGAGAACATTGTCTATGCCTTACTTAAATGGAAAGTGTTTAAAGGGACCGATACCGGAGATCATATCGCCCAGTTCTTCCCATTAGAATCCATGTCCAACCTGATCAATAGACCCTGGGAACGATTGAATTTTGTTCAGTCGGCTGCCAATCAGTTAAAAGCAGATATCGGCATTGACTATGCGGTACATTGGTATGAGATCGTGATCGTTTGTACTTGGATTTTCTTATTCATTTGGGGCTCTTATGCCTTGCTGAAGAAGCGTGATTTGTAA
- a CDS encoding T9SS type B sorting domain-containing protein, whose amino-acid sequence MKTPKGFLLIFLFIGTLAHAQGGANIWYFGDNAGLDFNSGAPVALLDGQLDTDEGCSTLSDANGNLLFYSDGITVWNRNHAVMANGTGLLGNASSTQSAIFAPQPGDPNRYYVFTVDLETGANGLRYSEIDLSLDGGLGAVIGTKNIALDSPVTEKVTAVEHANGTWVWVMAHRWNSNEFIAYLIDDTGIITTPVVSGVGLPHNGIQQHAIGYMKFSATGDKLALARSYDDSFVQVFDFDNSTGQVSNPITINYGSDLTGAYGVEFSLDGQILYISDTESGFSGYSRIYQYDLNAGSEAAILASERLLLDSSSDLVYALQMAPDGNIYVARLNEDFLGVITDPGNLAGAAYSPNGADLAGRRSKLGLPPFVQSLLLPNDFRFENLCLGDTTQFFSEVSGNVSSYFWDFGDGATSTLENPTHVYAAAGTYTVSLTIVINGISQTTTQELTIVTAPVANAVSNIELCASDPISFDLSTKDPEVLNGQSPTLYGVSYHPTQNDADNATNAFAFPDMFADGQEVFYRLFTQNSPECYVTGSFFFEIIAGPTANTIDPQSFCDQDPTVADNQIILSSFDASVLGTQSATSFTITYYLSAADATAGTNALSDPFTTTQNSVVLHARIESNSDAACFDTTSFTVNVGSAPIAGQPMDLEVCDFANNGSELVDLSATVIEIINGQTGTFNVSFHLSQMDADANSNAQGQPYLLNSPTQTLFARLQDMNGPSCYDTTSFQLALVSSPTSGMAPDLTRCDDPSGDGMESFDFSPQIPLIINGQAGNYEVSFHESAAEADAGSNPLPVNYTNQQSPQEIFVRLTSLDGEPCYDLSSFFIEVIPTPPPVIVERFLCEGLPTVLDAGTGFDSYLWSTGETTPSISVSDPGTYTVTTTSGGASMCTSMTTFVVQLSEPPVFQGVQISDWTANRNSFTVEVSGTGTYEYSLDDITYQTSNTFTDLRPGEYTVFIRDVGGCAELQVTVSLLFYPNYFTPNGDGFHDTWQIIASEFEPDMFIYIFDRYGKLIKQLDPLSEGWDGTYNGRNLPSTDYWFLVEREDGRSFRGHFSLVRR is encoded by the coding sequence ATGAAAACGCCCAAGGGCTTTCTACTTATATTTCTTTTTATAGGCACACTGGCTCATGCACAGGGTGGTGCGAATATTTGGTATTTTGGAGATAATGCCGGTTTAGATTTCAATAGTGGAGCACCGGTAGCCTTATTGGATGGCCAACTCGATACGGATGAGGGTTGCTCTACGCTTTCGGACGCTAACGGAAATTTATTATTCTATTCTGACGGGATTACGGTGTGGAACCGGAATCATGCGGTCATGGCCAATGGAACAGGATTGTTAGGCAATGCATCCAGTACGCAATCAGCCATATTCGCCCCACAACCGGGCGATCCAAACCGTTATTATGTCTTTACTGTAGATCTCGAGACTGGGGCCAATGGTCTTCGGTACTCAGAAATTGATCTTTCCCTGGATGGCGGACTGGGCGCAGTCATTGGTACCAAAAATATCGCTCTGGATAGTCCGGTTACTGAAAAGGTTACCGCAGTTGAACACGCCAATGGCACCTGGGTGTGGGTCATGGCTCATCGTTGGAATAGCAACGAATTCATCGCCTATCTAATTGATGATACAGGGATCATTACAACACCAGTGGTTTCCGGCGTTGGACTTCCCCATAACGGTATCCAGCAGCATGCTATCGGGTATATGAAGTTCTCTGCCACCGGAGACAAATTGGCGTTGGCACGATCTTATGATGATTCATTTGTCCAGGTTTTTGATTTTGACAACAGCACCGGACAAGTCTCCAACCCCATTACGATAAATTATGGCTCAGACTTAACAGGAGCCTATGGTGTTGAATTTTCGCTGGATGGGCAAATTCTGTATATCAGTGATACAGAGTCGGGCTTTTCCGGATACAGTCGTATCTATCAATACGATCTCAATGCCGGTTCCGAAGCCGCTATTCTGGCTTCGGAGCGACTACTACTGGACAGTAGTAGCGATCTGGTTTATGCACTGCAAATGGCACCAGACGGTAATATCTACGTCGCGCGTTTAAACGAAGATTTTTTAGGAGTAATTACTGATCCGGGGAATTTAGCCGGAGCAGCTTACAGCCCAAACGGGGCTGATCTTGCCGGACGAAGATCAAAATTAGGCCTGCCCCCTTTTGTACAATCATTATTATTACCCAATGATTTCCGATTTGAGAATCTTTGCCTGGGGGATACTACTCAGTTCTTTTCAGAGGTCAGCGGTAACGTCAGTAGTTATTTCTGGGATTTTGGAGACGGAGCTACTTCCACTTTAGAGAATCCCACCCATGTTTACGCTGCTGCCGGAACCTATACGGTATCCTTGACCATCGTCATCAATGGAATTTCGCAAACGACCACCCAAGAACTTACCATAGTTACCGCTCCGGTAGCCAATGCGGTTTCCAATATAGAACTCTGCGCCTCCGACCCTATTTCATTTGATCTGTCCACAAAAGATCCTGAGGTACTGAATGGACAATCACCCACCTTGTACGGAGTTTCATACCATCCCACCCAAAATGATGCAGATAACGCGACCAATGCGTTTGCCTTTCCGGATATGTTTGCCGATGGTCAGGAAGTATTCTACCGACTCTTTACACAAAACAGTCCGGAATGCTACGTGACCGGATCTTTTTTCTTTGAGATCATTGCAGGACCTACCGCAAATACAATAGATCCCCAATCGTTCTGTGATCAAGATCCAACTGTGGCTGACAATCAGATTATCCTGAGTAGTTTCGACGCCAGTGTGCTTGGAACTCAAAGTGCCACCAGCTTCACCATTACTTATTACCTTTCTGCGGCTGATGCTACGGCTGGGACCAACGCGCTAAGCGATCCGTTTACCACCACTCAAAATTCAGTAGTCTTACACGCAAGAATAGAAAGCAATTCAGACGCTGCTTGTTTTGATACCACTAGCTTTACGGTGAATGTAGGTTCGGCTCCAATAGCCGGCCAACCCATGGATTTAGAAGTGTGTGATTTTGCAAATAATGGGAGTGAACTGGTTGACCTTAGTGCAACGGTAATCGAGATCATCAACGGACAAACCGGCACTTTCAATGTAAGTTTTCATCTATCGCAGATGGATGCCGACGCCAATAGCAACGCTCAGGGTCAACCGTATTTGCTCAACAGCCCCACGCAGACGTTGTTTGCCCGATTGCAGGATATGAACGGTCCCAGTTGTTACGATACAACTAGTTTTCAACTCGCTTTGGTAAGCAGCCCCACCTCGGGAATGGCTCCTGATCTGACCCGTTGTGATGATCCTTCGGGAGACGGGATGGAAAGTTTTGATTTCAGTCCGCAAATCCCCTTGATCATTAATGGTCAGGCAGGTAATTATGAGGTAAGCTTTCACGAAAGTGCAGCCGAGGCTGATGCAGGAAGCAATCCGTTACCGGTCAACTATACCAATCAACAATCTCCACAGGAAATATTCGTTCGATTGACCAGTCTGGATGGTGAGCCCTGTTACGATCTGAGTTCCTTTTTTATTGAGGTCATCCCTACTCCACCACCGGTCATCGTAGAGCGTTTTCTGTGCGAAGGACTGCCCACCGTTTTGGATGCCGGTACCGGTTTTGATTCCTACTTATGGAGCACCGGTGAGACCACACCGTCCATTTCAGTGAGTGATCCCGGCACTTATACCGTGACCACTACCTCAGGGGGAGCCAGTATGTGCACCAGTATGACCACTTTTGTGGTTCAGCTGTCAGAGCCTCCCGTTTTCCAAGGAGTGCAAATATCCGACTGGACCGCCAACCGAAATAGTTTTACGGTGGAGGTCAGTGGCACGGGGACTTATGAGTACAGTCTGGACGACATCACTTATCAAACAAGCAACACCTTTACTGATCTGAGACCCGGAGAATACACGGTTTTTATTCGTGATGTTGGTGGTTGTGCAGAGCTTCAAGTCACCGTTTCACTACTGTTCTACCCCAACTATTTTACGCCCAATGGGGATGGTTTTCACGATACCTGGCAGATCATAGCCTCCGAATTCGAACCGGACATGTTTATCTACATCTTTGATCGATACGGTAAACTGATCAAACAGTTGGACCCCCTTTCTGAAGGCTGGGACGGAACGTATAATGGGCGCAATTTACCCTCTACCGACTACTGGTTTCTGGTAGAACGGGAAGATGGCCGTTCCTTTCGCGGACATTTCTCATTGGTTCGCCGGTAG
- a CDS encoding ABC transporter ATP-binding protein, producing METILTLKGLTKQFGPITAVKDLSFTIQKGNVYGILGPNGSGKSTTLGMVLNVVNPSAGSFHWFDGSESTHEALKKVGAIIERPNFYPYMTAKQNLSLVCTIKGVAPDKIEEKLEIVGLLERKNSKFSTFSLGMKQRLAIASALLNDPEILILDEPTNGLDPQGIHQIREIIKKIAADGTTILLASHLLDEVEKVCTHVVIIRKGVKLYSGRVDEMNASHGFFELKTAHRDQLITALQDIPEIAKLKEEGDLVTAFLEAPLEAEALNAQLFKKGVILTHLIKRKESLEEQFLQLTNHQN from the coding sequence TTGGAAACAATTCTTACGCTCAAGGGCCTCACCAAACAATTTGGCCCCATCACCGCAGTAAAAGATCTTTCATTCACCATTCAAAAAGGCAATGTCTACGGAATTCTAGGTCCTAACGGGAGCGGGAAATCGACCACCCTGGGCATGGTGCTCAATGTAGTCAATCCCAGCGCGGGATCCTTTCATTGGTTTGATGGTTCAGAAAGCACGCATGAAGCTCTTAAAAAGGTAGGAGCCATCATTGAGCGTCCTAACTTCTATCCGTACATGACCGCTAAGCAGAACCTCAGCTTGGTCTGCACCATTAAAGGTGTCGCTCCGGATAAAATTGAAGAAAAGTTGGAAATCGTTGGTCTGCTGGAGCGAAAGAACAGTAAGTTCAGCACCTTCAGTTTGGGGATGAAGCAGCGGCTAGCGATCGCTTCTGCCTTGCTCAACGATCCCGAAATATTAATCCTTGATGAGCCAACGAATGGCCTAGACCCTCAGGGAATTCATCAGATACGGGAAATCATTAAGAAAATTGCTGCAGATGGTACCACCATCTTATTGGCCTCCCACCTCCTGGACGAAGTAGAAAAAGTCTGCACCCATGTGGTGATCATTCGAAAAGGAGTTAAGCTGTATTCGGGTCGGGTGGATGAAATGAATGCGAGTCACGGATTTTTCGAGTTAAAAACAGCACATCGCGATCAGTTGATCACGGCACTGCAAGATATTCCGGAAATAGCCAAGTTGAAGGAAGAAGGGGATTTGGTTACTGCATTCTTAGAAGCCCCCTTAGAGGCGGAGGCGCTCAATGCGCAATTGTTCAAAAAAGGGGTGATACTCACCCATTTGATCAAACGGAAAGAAAGCCTGGAAGAGCAATTTTTACAACTGACTAACCACCAAAACTAA
- a CDS encoding HD domain-containing protein, whose product MNESDYNHAISQEIFQHIRQAANTLEVDAYVIGGYVRDLLLKRGIAKDIDIVAVGSGIALAKATAKELPEKTKVQVFKTYGTAMLRFQDQEVEFVGARKESYSPDSRNPQVESGTLEDDQNRRDFTINALAIGLTGKEEGQLLDPFDGLSDLKHKIIRTPLDPDITYSDDPLRMMRAIRFATQLDFTIEKKSLSAIKANKQRIDIITRERIVDELHKILASNTPSTGFALLEKTGLLQRILPELTALKGIDEKEGQRHKDNFYHTLEVVDNIAQHTDNLWLRWAALLHDIGKAPTKRFDKKIGWTFHGHEFVGAKMVYKLFKRLKMPLNEKMKFVQKMVLMSSRPIVIAEEFVTDSAVRRLIFDAGDYLDDLMTLCEADITTKNPKRYRKYHNNFKKVRQKIKEVEERDHIRNFQPPVSGEEIMNTFGIKPSREIGLIKDAIKEAILEGEIANNHEEAHAYMLKKGKALGLQPVS is encoded by the coding sequence GTGAACGAAAGCGATTATAATCACGCCATTTCCCAAGAGATTTTTCAACACATACGACAAGCGGCCAACACCCTTGAGGTGGATGCCTATGTCATTGGTGGTTACGTGCGTGATCTGCTCCTAAAACGTGGAATCGCTAAAGACATTGATATCGTTGCCGTAGGCAGTGGTATCGCCTTAGCCAAGGCCACCGCTAAAGAATTACCCGAGAAGACTAAAGTTCAGGTATTTAAAACCTACGGTACGGCCATGCTCCGCTTTCAGGATCAGGAAGTGGAGTTTGTGGGGGCCCGTAAAGAATCGTATTCACCAGACAGTCGCAATCCACAGGTCGAGAGCGGCACGTTGGAAGACGATCAGAATCGAAGGGATTTTACCATCAATGCCCTGGCCATTGGACTCACCGGGAAAGAGGAAGGCCAATTACTCGACCCCTTCGATGGTCTTAGCGACCTCAAGCATAAGATCATTCGTACTCCCCTCGATCCTGATATTACCTACAGTGATGATCCCTTACGGATGATGCGGGCCATTCGTTTTGCCACCCAGCTGGATTTTACCATCGAAAAAAAGTCGCTTTCTGCCATTAAAGCCAATAAGCAACGCATTGATATCATTACACGGGAGCGCATTGTGGATGAGCTCCATAAAATCCTGGCCAGTAATACACCTTCTACCGGATTTGCCTTGTTGGAAAAGACCGGATTGCTGCAACGCATCCTCCCTGAATTGACTGCCCTTAAAGGGATTGACGAGAAAGAAGGCCAGCGCCATAAGGACAATTTTTACCACACCCTGGAAGTGGTAGATAATATCGCTCAGCATACCGATAACCTCTGGTTGCGCTGGGCTGCACTGCTACACGATATTGGTAAGGCTCCCACCAAACGTTTTGATAAAAAGATCGGCTGGACCTTTCACGGACATGAATTTGTGGGTGCCAAGATGGTTTATAAGTTGTTTAAACGGCTCAAAATGCCTTTGAATGAAAAGATGAAATTCGTTCAAAAGATGGTCCTTATGAGTTCGCGACCTATTGTCATCGCAGAAGAATTTGTGACGGACAGCGCGGTACGCCGACTCATTTTTGACGCCGGAGACTATCTGGACGATCTCATGACCCTGTGCGAGGCCGATATCACTACAAAAAACCCGAAGCGCTACCGCAAATACCATAATAATTTTAAAAAGGTGCGCCAGAAAATCAAAGAGGTGGAGGAGCGAGATCACATTCGCAATTTCCAACCTCCGGTCAGTGGCGAAGAGATCATGAATACTTTTGGGATCAAACCATCCCGCGAGATCGGCCTGATCAAAGATGCTATCAAAGAGGCGATCCTGGAAGGAGAAATTGCTAATAATCACGAAGAGGCTCATGCCTACATGCTCAAAAAGGGCAAGGCCTTAGGTCTGCAACCCGTAAGTTGA
- a CDS encoding nucleoid-associated protein — protein sequence MINLFSAQLESLSIHRVGNQSRAEGYFTSQNQYPLNDELNALLKEYFFKPFREKEENYYHFEHEADLEFHPLFALAKEVFSNPERVHPVSVKIAKHLYEQSNHPHIKSGEVYVSYIRNVMLDNQKIDVLGIFKSELKQDFLRFRESGEDLELLLEQGVNLNKLDKGCLIFNTEEEAGYKILSVDSNRYDAKYWLEQFLGVGVLADDNFYTKKYLKFCQDFAKDVVLPAEDKKEEVLFMNRAVNHFAKNDQFEETAFVNEVMENPDLIPEFRHYKTEKAPKYKIEDLTTFPIANTAVTAARKKMKNVINLDTNIQIKMDFINAESADKFVEKGWDEEKQMYYYLVYFNKEQKS from the coding sequence ATGATCAATCTATTTTCTGCTCAACTGGAGAGTTTAAGCATTCATCGCGTAGGCAATCAAAGCCGCGCTGAGGGCTATTTCACTTCCCAGAATCAATATCCGCTGAACGACGAGTTGAACGCCTTATTGAAAGAGTATTTCTTCAAACCGTTTCGAGAAAAGGAGGAGAATTATTACCATTTTGAACACGAGGCCGATCTGGAGTTTCATCCCCTCTTCGCCTTGGCTAAAGAGGTGTTCTCCAATCCGGAGCGCGTGCACCCGGTCTCGGTCAAGATCGCCAAACACCTTTACGAGCAGAGCAATCATCCTCACATCAAGAGTGGCGAGGTCTACGTAAGTTACATCCGTAACGTAATGCTCGACAATCAAAAAATCGATGTGCTGGGCATATTCAAAAGTGAGCTTAAACAAGACTTTTTACGCTTTCGCGAAAGCGGTGAAGACCTGGAACTCCTACTCGAACAAGGCGTGAACCTAAACAAATTGGATAAAGGTTGCCTGATCTTCAATACGGAGGAAGAGGCCGGTTACAAAATCCTTTCAGTGGATAGCAATCGATACGATGCTAAGTACTGGCTGGAACAATTTCTGGGTGTAGGGGTATTGGCCGACGATAATTTCTATACCAAAAAATACCTTAAATTTTGTCAGGACTTTGCCAAAGACGTAGTACTTCCGGCCGAAGACAAGAAGGAAGAAGTGCTTTTTATGAACCGAGCGGTCAATCACTTTGCCAAAAATGATCAGTTTGAGGAAACCGCCTTTGTGAATGAGGTCATGGAGAACCCGGATCTTATTCCTGAATTTCGCCATTACAAGACCGAAAAAGCCCCCAAGTACAAAATTGAAGACCTAACCACCTTCCCAATCGCCAATACAGCGGTCACTGCAGCGCGAAAGAAGATGAAGAACGTGATCAATTTGGATACGAACATCCAGATCAAGATGGACTTCATCAATGCGGAAAGCGCCGATAAGTTTGTGGAAAAGGGATGGGATGAGGAAAAGCAGATGTACTACTACCTCGTCTATTTCAATAAAGAGCAAAAATCTTAG
- a CDS encoding L-threonylcarbamoyladenylate synthase yields MDEQLSQAYTVLKQGGIIVYPTDTIWGIGCDATNAEAVSKIYALKQRAENKAMICLVSDFKMLNQYVQDIPEVAYDILKYARKPTTIIYDKPRHVAENLVAEDDTLAVRVTKDRFCERLIRKLKGPLVSTSANISGQPAPKSYKEIDPAILEGVDYIVNLPDKKKPAKPSAIIKLSSQGEVQVLRT; encoded by the coding sequence ATGGACGAACAACTTTCTCAAGCGTATACCGTACTCAAGCAGGGCGGTATTATCGTGTATCCTACCGATACTATTTGGGGTATTGGATGTGATGCCACCAATGCCGAGGCCGTCAGTAAAATTTACGCTCTAAAGCAACGGGCTGAAAATAAAGCCATGATCTGCCTGGTCAGTGATTTTAAGATGCTCAACCAATACGTGCAGGACATCCCGGAGGTCGCCTATGATATCCTCAAATACGCTCGAAAACCAACCACCATCATTTACGACAAACCCAGACACGTAGCTGAAAATTTAGTGGCTGAGGATGACACCCTAGCCGTACGGGTGACCAAAGATCGATTTTGTGAACGATTGATTCGAAAATTGAAAGGTCCCCTGGTCTCCACCTCTGCCAATATCAGTGGTCAGCCGGCCCCGAAATCCTACAAAGAAATCGATCCGGCTATTTTGGAGGGCGTGGACTATATCGTAAATTTGCCGGACAAAAAAAAACCGGCTAAACCCTCCGCCATTATTAAGTTATCGAGTCAGGGTGAGGTGCAGGTGCTGAGAACATAG
- a CDS encoding lipopolysaccharide kinase InaA family protein gives MQWTIDPAYRTKRDSLQGLLEQFEQSSHELGDGNRNIIRVLPLDKEEVAIKSFKVPHLVNRWVYRFFRKSKAQRSFEYAQILIQKQIGTPAPVAFGEEKQGLLFGRSVYISRFVHADLTYRELIHQPDYPNRTELLRAFTRFTFDLHEKGIHFLDHSPGNTLIVLSASGPVFYLVDLNRMEFGTLDLQTRLKNFSRLTPKREMVKIMATEYARLIDQDEQMIFDHMWAYTQAFRKRFENKKKWKRTVLGRK, from the coding sequence ATGCAATGGACCATCGATCCGGCCTACCGTACCAAGCGTGATTCCCTACAGGGTCTGCTGGAGCAATTTGAGCAATCTTCGCATGAACTGGGCGATGGGAATCGAAATATCATCAGAGTGCTACCGCTGGACAAGGAAGAGGTGGCGATCAAGTCGTTTAAGGTGCCGCACCTGGTCAACCGATGGGTGTACCGGTTCTTCCGTAAATCAAAGGCGCAACGCTCTTTTGAATATGCCCAGATCTTAATTCAGAAACAAATAGGTACTCCCGCTCCGGTGGCCTTTGGTGAAGAGAAACAGGGACTCCTTTTTGGAAGAAGTGTTTACATCAGTAGGTTCGTCCATGCCGATTTGACCTATCGCGAACTCATCCATCAACCGGATTACCCGAATCGTACAGAATTGCTACGTGCTTTTACACGCTTTACCTTTGATTTGCATGAAAAGGGAATCCATTTTCTGGATCACAGTCCGGGAAATACCCTGATCGTACTGAGTGCTTCCGGGCCTGTATTTTATTTGGTCGATCTCAATCGGATGGAGTTTGGAACTCTGGACCTCCAAACCCGATTAAAGAATTTCTCCAGACTGACGCCCAAGCGGGAGATGGTTAAAATAATGGCCACGGAGTATGCGCGACTGATCGATCAGGACGAACAAATGATCTTTGATCACATGTGGGCCTATACCCAAGCGTTTCGCAAGCGTTTTGAGAACAAAAAGAAATGGAAGCGCACCGTATTGGGCCGAAAATAA
- a CDS encoding COX15/CtaA family protein, whose product MYRKSVKIALVLVYLVIIAGAVVRMTGSGMGCPDWPKCFGYWIPPTEASALAWQPNTEYEAGQVIIREESLQVASSDFISGEAFAKANWEQYDKHDYAIFNPWHTWIEYINRLLGALAGLVVLVMAVLSFSQWRLKRRIVYLSWLAVVMMGFQGWLGATVVYSVLAPVRITIHMVMALLIVALLIYLLYTSRMQLLEASFSSGRLGTKYDRPFKYLVLLALILTLIQIIMGTQVRQFVDERIDQVGYAAKSLWLNDPEVVFYLHRSFSILVLLLNLFLFMRNKKRALGYSLTNWVLLLLGLEILSGTVMYYFDFPFTTQPVHLIVAALLFGVQFYLLLETFPKRDAVKA is encoded by the coding sequence ATGTACAGAAAATCGGTTAAAATAGCGCTTGTTTTAGTTTATCTGGTCATCATTGCCGGAGCGGTGGTCCGGATGACCGGTAGCGGTATGGGGTGCCCGGACTGGCCGAAATGTTTCGGCTATTGGATTCCTCCTACCGAGGCCAGTGCCTTGGCCTGGCAGCCCAATACCGAGTATGAGGCCGGGCAGGTGATCATCCGGGAAGAATCACTACAGGTTGCTTCCAGCGACTTTATTTCCGGTGAGGCTTTCGCGAAAGCGAACTGGGAGCAATACGATAAGCACGACTATGCCATCTTTAACCCCTGGCACACCTGGATTGAATACATCAACCGCTTGCTGGGGGCACTGGCCGGACTGGTCGTACTCGTGATGGCCGTTTTGTCGTTCAGTCAATGGCGACTCAAAAGACGCATCGTTTACTTGTCCTGGCTTGCCGTAGTCATGATGGGATTTCAGGGCTGGTTGGGCGCCACCGTGGTCTATTCCGTATTGGCTCCAGTGCGTATTACCATCCACATGGTTATGGCTCTACTCATTGTGGCGCTGTTGATCTACCTGCTCTATACCTCACGCATGCAACTCCTGGAGGCCTCCTTCAGTAGTGGTCGATTGGGAACAAAATACGATCGCCCATTTAAGTACCTGGTTTTACTGGCCCTGATATTGACCCTAATCCAGATCATTATGGGAACACAGGTGCGTCAATTTGTGGATGAGCGGATCGATCAGGTGGGATATGCCGCTAAATCACTCTGGTTAAACGATCCGGAAGTCGTCTTCTACCTGCATCGCAGTTTTAGTATTTTAGTCCTGTTGCTCAATCTGTTTCTCTTTATGCGCAACAAAAAACGAGCGTTGGGTTATTCCCTTACCAATTGGGTGCTACTTTTGCTCGGACTAGAAATCTTAAGCGGAACGGTCATGTACTATTTCGACTTCCCGTTCACCACACAGCCCGTGCATCTCATTGTGGCAGCGCTACTGTTTGGTGTTCAATTTTATTTGCTGTTAGAAACTTTTCCAAAAAGAGATGCCGTCAAGGCTTAA